The Longimicrobiaceae bacterium region AAGAGTTCACAAGAAGGTTATGAATATACCGAACGATGTGCGGGTGCCCACAGGATATCTGGAAACATGGACATTTACAAGGCAATTCACGACCCACTCATGACCGCGGAGCAAGCCGGTGATTACCTCCAACTCGCCGAACAGACAGTCAGAGACATGGCC contains the following coding sequences:
- a CDS encoding helix-turn-helix domain-containing protein, yielding KSSQEGYEYTERCAGAHRISGNMDIYKAIHDPLMTAEQAGDYLQLAEQTVRDMAHRGEIPKVKIGRALRFRRSDLNEWIQKRVQHATAS